The proteins below are encoded in one region of Colletotrichum lupini chromosome 5, complete sequence:
- a CDS encoding alpha-L-arabinofuranosidase B — MLSKPIRERGYALGLALVATGSLVSAGPCDIYASGGNPCIAAHSTTRALYSAYTGSLYQVKRGSDGATTNIAPLSAGGVANAATQDTFCSGTTCLISVIYDQSGKGNHLTQAPGGAFSGPDVNGNDNLASAIGAPVTLNGQKAYGVFISPGTGYRNNAAVGTAIGDVSEGMYAVLDGTHYNGGCCFDYGNAETSSTDTGNGHMEAIYFGDSTGWGTGAGSGPWLMADLENGLFSGVNPKNNAGDPSITDRFFTAVVKGGPNLWALRGANAASGGLTTYYSGVRPNASGYNPMSKEGAIILGIGGDNSVSAQGTFYEGVMTSGYPSDATENSVQANIVAAKYATTSLNSGTALTVGNSISLRATTSGYTDRYLAHTGSTVNTQVVTSSSTTALKQQASWTVRTGLGNSGCYSFESKDTPGSFIRHYNFELAVNANDGTKQFKEDATFCTQSGISGTGSSFRAWSYPTTYFRHYNNLGYAARNGGVHTFDSATSFNADVSWVIATGFA; from the coding sequence ATGTTGTCCAAGCCAATCCGCGAGCGCGGCTACGCCCTCGGCCTCGCCCTCGTGGCCACAGGCTCCCTCGTCTCCGCCGGTCCCTGTGACATCTACGCCTCCGGCGGCAACCCCTGCATCGCCGCCCACAGCACCACCCGCGCCCTCTATAGCGCCTACACCGGCTCCCTCTATCAGGTGAAGCGCGGCTCCGACGGTGCCACGACCAACATTGCGCCTCTCTCCGCCGGCGGCGTCGCCAACGCGGCCACTCAGGACACCTTCTGCTCCGGAACGACCTGCCTCATCTCGGTCATCTACGACCAGTCCGGCAAGGGCAACCACCTGACCCAAGCCCCCGGCGGCGCCTTCAGCGGCCCCGACGTCAACGGGAACGACAACCTCGCCAGCGCCATCGGCGCCCCCGTCACTCTCAACGGCCAAAAGGCCTACGGCGTCTTCATCTCCCCCGGCACCGGCTACCGCAACAACGCCGCCGTCGGCACCGCCATCGGCGACGTGTCCGAGGGCATGTACGCCGTCCTCGACGGAACTCACTACAACGGCGGCTGCTGCTTCGACTACGGCAACGCCGAGACCAGCAGCACCGACACGGGCAACGGCCACATGGAGGCCATCTACTTTGGCGACAGCACCGGCTGGGGCACTGGTGCCGGCAGCGGACCCTGGTTGATGGCGGATCTCGAGAACGGCCTCTTCTCCGGCGTCAACCCCAAGAACAACGCGGGCGACCCGTCCATCACGGACCGCTTCTTCACCGCCGTCGTCAAGGGCGGTCCCAACCTCTGGGCCCTCCGCGGCGCCAACGCCGCCTCGGGAGGCTTGACCACGTACTACAGCGGCGTGCGGCCTAACGCGTCGGGCTACAACCCCATGAGCAAGGAGGGCGCCATCATCCTCGGCATCGGTGGCGACAACAGCGTCAGCGCCCAGGGCACCTTTTACGAGGGCGTCATGACCTCGGGCTACCCCTCCGACGCGACGGAGAACTCTGTCCAGGCCAACATTGTCGCGGCAAAGTACGCCACCACTTCCCTGAACAGCGGTACCGCCCTCACCGTCGGCAACTCCATCTCCCTGCGCGCCACGACCTCCGGCTATACCGACCGCTACCTCGCGCACACCGGTTCGACCGTCAACACCCAGGTCGTCACCTCGTCCAGCACCACGGCCCTGAAGCAGCAGGCCAGCTGGACAGTCCGCACCGGCCTCGGCAACAGCGGGTGCTACTCGTTCGAGTCCAAGGACACGCCGGGCAGCTTTATCCGCCACTACAACTTTGAGCTGGCCGTCAACGCCAACGACGGCACCAAGCAATTCAAGGAGGATGCTACCTTCTGCACGCAGTCTGGTATCAGCGGTACTGGCAGCTCGTTCCGTGCGTGGAGCTACCCTACCACCTACTTCCGTCACTACAACAACTTGGGATACGCTGCGAGGAACGGCGGTGTTCACACTTTTGACTCTGCTACTTCCTTCAACGCGGACGTGAGCTGGGTTATCGCTACTGGTTTTGCTTAA
- a CDS encoding acetyltransferase: MSDQDSKEPQYNVSICAVEPSDIDDLVTIHTAAFRSDQFSNLMLLGREEGTHQHLMRKSILHWLSNPSTTKIFKAVEGNGDILGWSCWVAKELERKNPEENKSTEASSDPNHRKEKARPADDAPRDPARVLGGIMHKEMTSWESRHMGGSKYMVLQALATHPEFQGRGIGTRLVQHGLEEVDSQNLACWIHASPSSYKLYEKAGFQEVEKSDYDLAQREDELK, translated from the exons ATGAGCGATCAAGATTCTAAAGAACCCCAATACAACGTATCAATATGTGCGGTGGAACCCAGTGACATCGATGACCTCGTCACGATCCATACTGCCGCGTTCAGATCCGACCAGTTTTCGAACTTAATGCTTCTGGGTCGTGAAGAAGGCACCCATCAACACCTGATGCGCAAGTCGATCCTTCACTGGCTATCGAACCCTTCTACTACCAAGATCTTCAAAGCGGTCGAGGGGAATGGGGACATCCTCGGCTGGTCGTGTTGGGTTGCGAAGGAGCTGGAACGGAAGAACCCCGAGGAGAACAAGTCCACTGAGGCATCCTCTGATCCAAACCATCGCAAGGAGAAAGCACGCCCTGCCGATGATGCTCCTCGAGACCCTGCGCGAGTGTTGGGTGGGATCATGCACAAAGAGATGACTTCATGGGAATCTCGACACATGGGAGGGAGCAAGTACATGGTTCTGCAAGCCTTGGCGACGCATCCTGAGTTCCAAGGTCGGGGCATCGGGACCAGGCTGGTTCAGCATGGACTTGAGGAAGTCGACTCACAGAATCTTGCATGCTGGATTCATGCCTCGCCCTCAAGTTACAAACTTTACGAAAAGGCTGGATTCCAAGAGGTTGAGAAGAGTGACTATGATCTTGCTCA ACGCGAGGATGAGCTCAAGTAG